From Haloglomus litoreum, the proteins below share one genomic window:
- a CDS encoding DUF7437 domain-containing protein, protein MSRATDRAGGEVVREFLSVAELLEEPRLAQVYAHCHRKGTTSVRDLMEALDLPQGTAYTYVNRLTEAGVLKMNNEGQPRTYTARPIDLTVTSGTDAGEYHITPALVDAVGRRTTDNDIDTYIDRHGIAGLATALEYAVDRERGTVTHRLMARDLDISPLAAEIVLQALRPVVHEHFDVEASGASLDDVVAGEESAVDDEGVDER, encoded by the coding sequence ATGTCACGAGCCACCGACCGGGCCGGCGGTGAGGTCGTCAGGGAGTTCCTCTCGGTCGCGGAACTGCTCGAGGAACCGCGCCTGGCGCAGGTGTATGCCCACTGCCACCGGAAGGGGACGACCAGTGTACGGGACCTGATGGAGGCACTCGACCTCCCACAGGGAACCGCATACACCTACGTCAACCGGTTGACCGAGGCTGGTGTACTCAAGATGAACAACGAGGGGCAGCCACGGACGTACACCGCCCGTCCGATCGACCTGACGGTGACGAGCGGGACAGATGCCGGGGAGTACCACATCACGCCCGCACTCGTTGACGCGGTGGGACGGCGGACCACGGACAACGACATCGACACGTACATCGACCGGCACGGAATCGCCGGCCTCGCCACGGCGCTTGAGTACGCCGTCGACCGGGAGCGAGGAACGGTCACCCATCGATTGATGGCCCGTGATCTCGACATCTCGCCGCTCGCTGCCGAAATCGTCCTCCAGGCACTCCGCCCGGTGGTTCACGAACACTTCGACGTCGAGGCGTCCGGGGCCTCGCTCGACGACGTGGTTGCCGGCGAGGAGTCAGCAGTCGACGATGAGGGCGTGGACGAACGGTGA